The proteins below are encoded in one region of Dasypus novemcinctus isolate mDasNov1 chromosome 13, mDasNov1.1.hap2, whole genome shotgun sequence:
- the HJV gene encoding LOW QUALITY PROTEIN: hemojuvelin (The sequence of the model RefSeq protein was modified relative to this genomic sequence to represent the inferred CDS: inserted 2 bases in 1 codon) — translation MGMGDPGQSPCPRSPHGSPPTLSTLTLLLLLCGHAHSQCKILRCNAEYVSSTLSLRGGGSPEALRGGGRGGRVGSGGLCRALRSYALCTRRTARTCRGDLAFHSAVHGIEDLMIQHNCSRQGPTAPPPPRGPALPGAGPARSSGPPAPDPCDYEGRFSRLHGRPPGFLHCASFGDPHVRSFYHHFHTCRVQGAWPLLDNDFLFVQATSSPVASGANATTTRKLTIIFKNMQECIDQKVYQAEVDNLPAAFEDGSINGGDRPGGSSLSIQTTDPGSHVEIRAAYIGTTIIIRQTARQLSFSIKVAEDVARAFSAEQDLQLCVGGCPPSQRLSRSERNRRGAITIDTARQLCKEGLPVEDAYFHSCVFDVLISGDPNFTVAAQAALEDARVFLPDLEKLHLFPSDAGVPXSSATLLVPFLSGLSAMCLCI, via the exons ATGGGTATGGGGGATCCAGGCCAGTCCCCTTGTCCCCGGTCCCCCCATGGCAGTCCCCCAACTCTAAGCACTCTCACTCTCCTGCTGCTCCTCTGTGGACATG CTCATTCTCAATGCAAGATCCTCCGCTGCAACGCTGAGTATGTGTCGTCCACCCTGAGTCTGAGAGGAGGGGGTTCACCGGAAGCACTTCGAGGAGGAGGCCGGGGTGGAAGGGTGGGCTCCGGCGGCCTCTGCCGTGCCCTCCGCTCCTACGCGCTCTGCACTCGGCGCACCGCCCGCACCTGCCGCGGGGACCTGGCCTTCCACTCGGCGGTGCACGGTATCGAAGACCTGATGATTCAGCACAACTGCTCCCGCCAGGGCCccacggccccgcccccgccccggggccCCGCGCTTCCAGGCGCCGGCCCCGCTCGCTCCTCCGGACCCCCAGCCCCGGACCCCTGTGACTACGAAGGCCGGTTTTCCCGGCTTCACGGCCGTCCCCCGGGCTTCTTGCACTGCGCCTCCTTCGGAGACCCTCACGTGCGCAGCTTCTATCACCACTTTCACACGTGCCGTGTTCAAGGAGCCTGGCCCCTGCTGGATAACGACTTTCTTTTCGTCCAGGCCACGAGCTCCCCCGTGGCATCTGGGGCCAACGCCACCACCACCCGGAAG CTCACCATCATTTTTAAGAACATGCAAGAATGCATTGATCAGAAGGTCTACCAGGCTGAAGTGGACAATCTTCCTGCAGCTTTTGAAGATGGTTCTATCAATGGAGGTGACCGGCCCGGAGGCTCAAGTTTGTCCATTCAAACTACTGACCCTGGGAGCCATGTGGAGATCCGAGCTGCCTATATTGGCACAACCATAATCATTCGTCAGACAGCTAGGCAGCTATCCTTCTCCATCAAGGTAGCTGAGGACGTGGCTAGGGCCTTCTCAGCTGAGCAGGACCTGCAGCTTTGTGTGGGGGGGTGCCCCCCAAGTCAGCGACTCTCTCGATCAGAGCGCAATCGCCGGGGAGCTATAACCATTGACACTGCCAGACAGCTGTGCAAGGAAGGGTTGCCAGTTGAAGATGCTTACTTTCATTCCTGTGTCTTTGATGTATTAATCTCTGGTGACCCCAACTTTACTGTGGCAGCTCAGGCAGCTCTGGAGGATGCCCGAGTCTTCCTGCCAGACTTAGAGAAGCTGCACCTTTTCCCCTCAGATGCCGGGGTTCC CTCCTCAGCAACCCTCCTAGTTCCATTCCTTTCTGGGCTCTCTGCTATGTGCCTTTGCATTTGA